The sequence CCGCTTGAGGGCGGCATTGAACGACTCGGCGAGACTGTTGTCGGCGCTGGTACCGACCGCACCCATCGACTGGATGACCCCGAGCTCGGCGCACAAGGATGCGAAATCCTTTGCTGTGTATTGCGATCCGTGATCGGAGTGGAAGACGGAACCGGCGAGGCTGCCGCGTGTGAGCTTCGCGTCGGTAAGAGCATCACGGACGAGTTCGGTGCGCATGTGGTCAGCGATCGACCAGCCCACCAGACGCCGCGAATAGCAGTCGATGACCGTGGCCAGATACAGGTTGGTCCCGTCGCCGATGGGCAGATACGTGATGTCGCCGACGTACCTGCGGTTGGGTTCACTCGCACTGAAGTCACGCTTGACCAGGTCGGGGACCTTCTGATCGGCGGGCTCGGGGATCGTGGTGCGCACTGCGCGGCGTCGCCGGTACCCGACGATGCCGTGTTCGCGCATGACGCGGGCAACCCGTTTGTGGTTGACCCGCTCCTCTGCGGGGACGCCGTCGTTGATCTCCGCGGTGATCCTCGGTGCCCCGTAGGTGTTGTCCCCTGTGTGTACGGTTTTGATCCGCTCGGCGAGCCGCGCATCGGCCTCGGCTCGCGCCGCTCTCGACGGCGCAGCCCGCTGCCAGGCGTAATAGGACGATCGCTCGATCTCGACGAGCTCACACAGCCGCTTCACCTCGTAGGTGTCGCAGTGGTCGGCAACGAACTGGAAGCGGCTCACCAGTTCGTCTCCCCTGCGAAATACTTGGCCGCCTGACGCAGGATCTCGCGTTCGGTGGTCAGTTTGGTCGTCTCCGCCCGCAGCGCAGCGTTCTCGGCCTCGAGGCGGGCGATCCGGACGTCCGAGGTCTCCGGCACATCACCGGCATCGCCCG comes from Rhodococcus sp. B50 and encodes:
- a CDS encoding IS3 family transposase (programmed frameshift): MGRKNYSEEFRRQAVDLYESTPEATIRGVAADLGVERGTMRHWIDQYGTGRKRAVAGAVTTGAPRTRPRAGDAGDVPETSDVRIARLEAENAALRAETTKLTTEREILRQAAKYFAGGDELVSRFQFVADHCDTYEVKRLCELVEIERSSYYAWQRAAPSRAARAEADARLAERIKTVHTGDNTYGAPRITAEINDGVPAEERVNHKRVARVMREHGIVGYRRRRAVRTTIPEPADQKVPDLVKRDFSASEPNRRYVGDITYLPIGDGTNLYLATVIDCYSRRLVGWSIADHMRTELVRDALTDAKLTRGSLAGSVFHSDHGSQYTAKDFASLCAELGVIQSMGAVGTSADNSLAESFNAALKREVLQDAGSWSDAVTCRRRVFAWLVRYNTRRRHSWCRYLSPNAYETRYAATLVSAA